A genomic stretch from Microtus pennsylvanicus isolate mMicPen1 chromosome 9, mMicPen1.hap1, whole genome shotgun sequence includes:
- the Exosc2 gene encoding exosome complex component RRP4, whose protein sequence is MAMEMRLPKARKPLSESLGRDSKKHLVVPGDTITTDTGFMRGHGTYMGEEKLIASVAGSVERVNKLICVKALKTRYNGEVGDIVVGRITEVQQKRWKVETNSRLDSVLLLSSMNLPGGELRRRSAEDELAMRGFLQEGDLISAEVQAVFSDGAVSLHTRSLKYGKLGQGVLVQVSPSLVKRQKTHFHDLPCGASVILGNNGFIWIYPTPEHKDEDAGGFIANLEPVALSDREVISRLRNCVVLLVTQRMMLYDTSILYCYEASLTHQIKDILKPEVMEEIMLETRQRLLEQEG, encoded by the exons ATGGCGATGGAAATGAGGCTTCCAAAGGCTCGCAAACCTCTCAGTGAGAGCCTGGGCCGCGACTCTAAGAAACATTTGGTGGTACCGGGGGATACGATCACCACGGATACAGGATTCATGCG GGGCCATGGGACATACATGGGGGAAGAGAAGCTCATTGCGTCTGTGGCCGGCTCGGTGGAGAGGGTGAACAAGCTGATCTGTGTGAAAGCCTTGAAAACCAG GTACAATGGAGAAGTAGGAGACATTGTAGTGGGGAGAATCACAGAG GTTCAACAGAAGAGGTGGAAGGTGGAAACAAATTCTAGGCTGGATTCCGTCTTGCTCCTCTCGTCCATGAACCTGCCTGGCGGGGAGCTG aggagaagatCTGCAGAGGATGAGCTGGCCATGAGAGGCTTCTTACAGGAAGGAGACCTCATCAGT GCGGAGGTCCAGGCAGTGTTCTCGGATGGAGCTGTTTCTCTGCACACAAGGAGCCTGAAATATGGAAAG CTAGGTCAGGGAGTTTTAGTCCAGGTCTCTCCTTCCCTGGTGAAAAGACAGAAGACTCATTTCCATGACTTGCCGTGTGGTGCTTCAGTGATTCTGGGTAACAATGGTTTCATCTGGATCTACCCTACACCCGAGCACAAAGATGAGGATGCTGGAGGCTTCATTGCAAACCTGGAG CCGGTAGCCCTTAGCGATCGAGAGGTGATCTCCCGGCTTCGGAACTGCGTAGTCTTGCTGGTAACTCAGAGAATGATGCTGTATGACACCAGCATCCTGTACTGCTACGAGGCCTCCCTTACACATCAG atcaaaGATATCTTAAAGCCAGAAGTAATGGAGGAGATCATGCTAGAGACGCGCCAGAGGCTTTTGGAACAGGAGGGATAA
- the LOC142857483 gene encoding uncharacterized protein LOC142857483, with protein MSPTAPLVSVQPKTLMQRKSLDWFHRPFKKRT; from the coding sequence ATGTCACCTACAGCCCCATTGGTCTCAGTGCAGCCCAAAACTTTAATGCAAAGGAAAAGTCTGGATTGGTTTCACAGGCCTTTTAAAAAGCGGACTTAA